From the genome of Solibacillus sp. FSL H8-0538:
TAGCAAACTAATAGCAAAAATGATGATTGGAAATAATAAACTACTCATACGTACAAATACTCCTTTCTACAGGCTGCCGCGCACTCACTTCGACGTTGAATCCGGCTTATCTGTTGATACTTTTGAAATCGATTCACGCATTGATGTATCCGCTTGAATATTTTTATAGTTCATATAGTCCATAATTCCAAAGTTGCCTGAACGTAATGCTTCCGCCATTGCCATTGGAACTTCTGCTTCTGCTTCTACTACTTTTGCCTTCATTTCTTGGACTTTCGCGACCATCTCTTGTTCATTCGCTACGGCCATTGCACGACGTTCCTCTGCTTTTGCTTGGGCGATGTTTTTATCTGCCTGTGCTTGCTCCATTTGAAGCTCGGCCCCGATGTTTTTACCGATATCAACGTCCGCGATATCAATCGATAGAATTTCAAATGCTGTACCGGAGTCTAACCCTTTTGCTAGAACCGTTTGTGAAATTAAGTCTGGATTTTCTAATACTTTCGAGTGTGACTCAGAAGAACCCAAAGTACTTACAATCCCTTCACCAACACGGGCAACAATTGTTTCTTCTCCAGCACCACCGACTAAACGGTCTAAGTTTGCGCGCACTGTAATACGTGCCTTTGCTTTTACTTCAATACCGTTCATCGCAACACCAGCGATAAATGGCGTTTCGATCACTTTTGGGTTTACCGACATTTGAACTGCTTCTAATACGTCACGTCCAGCAAGGTCAATTGCTGCTGCACGTTCAAATGTTAATTCAATGTTTGCACGGTGCGCTGCGATTAATGCATTGACTACGCGGTCTACATTACCACCCGCTAAATAGTGAGACTCTAACTGGTTAATTGTCACGTCAATACCTGCTTTATGAGCTTTAATTAATGGATTAACGATACGTGACGGGATAACACGACGTAAGCGCATCCCAATTAATGTGAAAATACTTACGCGAACACCTGCTGCAAGTGCACTAATCCATAGCGCAACTGGAACAAATGTGAAAAATACAGATAATATGACGAACGCTACTACAATGACAATAATAAGCGTAATCGCTGCTGCATCAATAACCATTGTTATTCCTCCACTCTCTCTTTTAGTTCTCGCGCAACAATACGCGAGCCTTCAACTTTAATAATCTCTACTTTCTTGCCAGCATCAACATAGCTTCCTTCAGAAACTGCATCGATTCGTTCTTGATCGACTTCAATAACACCTGAAGGTCGCAATGGAGTTAATGAAGTACCGACTTTACCAATAAGCTCGATGCGATTTTGATTGGACACATAGCCCTCTTCTGTTGTTGTCGCATCCCTCAAGACAAGCTTATTAAAGACATGCAGTTTTTTTCCGAAGAACTTCATAATAATCACCATTCCTATTACTGCAATAAACATTGCAATTAAAATTGAGTACGCCATATGAACGAGGCTCGCACCAGAAAATAATAAGCTAATAATAATAAGTGCTCCACCAATTAGGCCGACAATCGCACCAGGAACGAAAAACTCTGCCACAACTAATACTAGCCCAATAACAAATAATATAATTGTTTCGTAGCCAGCAAAACCTGCAATTGTATGGCCGAAGAAAAACAGCCCTAAAGAAGATAAGCCAACAAGACCCGGTACACCAAAGCCTGGTGAATATAACTCAAGCACTAAACCAAGGCTTGCAAGTGATAACAAAATAGGAACGACAACCGGATTGGTTATTATTCGTGCTACTTGCTCCGAAAGTGTAGGTTCCATGCCAATGACTTCACTACCCTTTAAATCTGCTAATACTAACACATCTTCCAGTGAGCTCGCAGTCCCTTCTGAATATCCTACTTCTAACGCCTCATCTGCCGAAAGCGTTAAAAGTTCGCCTACTGGTGCTAGTTCCGGTATATCAATTCGTTTATTCGCCATGGCTAGAGCATATTTCGGATCACGACCAGACGTTTCTGCCGCTGCCCTCATTTGTGCTAGCCAAGCGCTATTTGCCTTTTCATCTGCCGCATTACCTGCTGAGTCGATTACCGCCGCTGCGCCAATTGTTCCATTAGGTACCATATAAATTTCATCGGCATGCAGCGCAATAAATGCACCTGCTGAATGCGCTTTCGAATTAATAAATGCGATTACTTTTATAGGAGCTTCATCAATCAGCTTCCCAATATCCGTTGCAGCATCTACAAAACCACCTGGTGTATGTATTTCCAACACAATGGCTTCTGCATTATTTTCGGTCGCTTCTTTAAACGCACGCTCTAAAAATGCCTTTAACCCTTTTTCTACCTCCGCTTCAATCGGTACATGGTACACCTTATCACTCGCAAATGCGGTCATTGTCGGAAGAACTAATGTGAAAGATAGAACGAGAATGAAAATCCAACTAATTCCTTTTGCCTTTTTCATCTTGTCACCCCTTTCTCATCTTTTTCAAGCTTATAGTTCTTTATACGACTCACACCTGCAAAAGTTTCAAATTTCATTAAAAATTTGCCAATTAATTTTATTGTACACTATGCTTAAACTAAATGTGGTTTAGTTGCCCCTCCTGTTAAATTCCCTCATAAAGTGAATGGCTATTTAAAAGTTGGCTTTGCTTTAAATTAACGTCTGAATTTTTCATCAAAAATTCAAATTAACAAATAGAACATACAACTTAACGGTAAATAAGTGCCAGTGTCGCTTAACTTCAAATAAGTTGTAGATCAATTTCGCCAAATGAGCCAAAGTACGAAAAATAACAATAGAATTTATTTTTCGAAAGACACAACTCGGCTAAAAAAATTTTAAAAGCTCTCCTCTATTTAGACATTTCCTCTTTTACACAATATTTTATTTTTGAGTGAAATTTTTTCGTACCTTTGCCCCCTAAATTCCCCTTCGCAAGTTTAGCGGGATTTCATTGTTTGTCAGTGCTCCTGTATCGCTTCACTTGCTTCTCCACAGACAGTATATTTTTTGAAATTTGATTTTTGATGAAGAAAATTTCCGTTTCTAAAGCAAAACATGGGTATCCATTAATAAGGATACCCATGTTTCATTTTTGTCGTACGACTGGAACTATGCTCTCGTGACAACCTATAAAGTTTTGCTGATCGAATATTAACGAGCTTTTATACCGTTTTCTTTTCTCAGCAAAATACCCCTAAACTCACCTTCGCAAGTTTAGGGGTATATGATTGTTTTCTGCTCAATGAATCATAAAATTGCGTGTTATGAACGTAGGGATTTTTAATGGGAAATTAAATTACCACTTACGTTTACGTGCAGCTTCTGATTTCTTTTTACGTTTAACGCTAGGTTTTTCGTAGAACTCGCGCTTTCTAACTTCTTGAATTGTACCACTTTTTGATACAGTACGTTTGAAGCGGCGAAGAGCATCTTCAAGCGATTCGTTTTTGCGAACGACAGTTTTTGACATCTCTCTTTCCCTCCCTCCGAACACACGTCAATACATAGCATTAACTCACTGTTAATGTGTACTAAAGAATTATATCGTAATGTTACGATACAGTCAATAGAAACTATACGAAATTAATAGTTTGATTCTGAAATTAATCCATTCATAATGGCAACACCTGATGAAGCACCAATTCGAGTTGCACCATTGGCAATCATTTTTTGCATATCTTCTAAGCTACGAACCCCACCAGATGCTTTTACACCCAAATCTGGACCAACTGTTTGACGCATTAACGCGATATCTTCCGCCGTTGCGCCACCAGTAGAAAATCCAGTTGAAGTTTTTACAAAATCAGCACCTGCTTCAACAGAAAGTTCGCAAGCTTTCACTTTTTCTTCTTCTGTTAACAGGCACGTTTCAATAATTACT
Proteins encoded in this window:
- a CDS encoding NfeD family protein, producing the protein MKKAKGISWIFILVLSFTLVLPTMTAFASDKVYHVPIEAEVEKGLKAFLERAFKEATENNAEAIVLEIHTPGGFVDAATDIGKLIDEAPIKVIAFINSKAHSAGAFIALHADEIYMVPNGTIGAAAVIDSAGNAADEKANSAWLAQMRAAAETSGRDPKYALAMANKRIDIPELAPVGELLTLSADEALEVGYSEGTASSLEDVLVLADLKGSEVIGMEPTLSEQVARIITNPVVVPILLSLASLGLVLELYSPGFGVPGLVGLSSLGLFFFGHTIAGFAGYETIILFVIGLVLVVAEFFVPGAIVGLIGGALIIISLLFSGASLVHMAYSILIAMFIAVIGMVIIMKFFGKKLHVFNKLVLRDATTTEEGYVSNQNRIELIGKVGTSLTPLRPSGVIEVDQERIDAVSEGSYVDAGKKVEIIKVEGSRIVARELKERVEE
- the rpsU gene encoding 30S ribosomal protein S21, giving the protein MSKTVVRKNESLEDALRRFKRTVSKSGTIQEVRKREFYEKPSVKRKKKSEAARKRKW
- the floA gene encoding flotillin-like protein FloA (flotillin-like protein involved in membrane lipid rafts), encoding MVIDAAAITLIIVIVVAFVILSVFFTFVPVALWISALAAGVRVSIFTLIGMRLRRVIPSRIVNPLIKAHKAGIDVTINQLESHYLAGGNVDRVVNALIAAHRANIELTFERAAAIDLAGRDVLEAVQMSVNPKVIETPFIAGVAMNGIEVKAKARITVRANLDRLVGGAGEETIVARVGEGIVSTLGSSESHSKVLENPDLISQTVLAKGLDSGTAFEILSIDIADVDIGKNIGAELQMEQAQADKNIAQAKAEERRAMAVANEQEMVAKVQEMKAKVVEAEAEVPMAMAEALRSGNFGIMDYMNYKNIQADTSMRESISKVSTDKPDSTSK